One region of Eupeodes corollae chromosome 1, idEupCoro1.1, whole genome shotgun sequence genomic DNA includes:
- the LOC129938681 gene encoding uncharacterized protein LOC129938681 isoform X3: protein MDPICEQKYNFLQKYVPFLANLIKLLANDNEKQGKLAQMQLLYDLLNKPDNSVNIETLEKCEEVLSRVFGQNGGKIVSILCEEEFVMPSPLIKAELPEEPEDDVEQVEEQHWQNLNGSVEHRGVDEPFTATSDDCTKEHTEASPEQTNGPEVETSKQEVICKHNSHEDIIHGEEQNGEALEEKSDENEAFKDEKESNLSIEVKNSDSSNLLQSQNEEKTKQMVKDEIENNIEIEEEQNDLDKSKQIGAENGNSKLNVPTDDTKVDEKLENESNPLKASEELELDDSDKDLTTPVTVNDQSNKSEKEVEVNESACTSDNEKHLPAIECEISSPCVEVSQVLDTVQKDEETLKTPEKEALIVPDDKEILKQNSSISNESDSSSPCKQKADPIESNTMCKEALNSTEQADENDAKISHSVKQTPEKETATRHNDDQAVSQNKLDKTDSPEEIQEKSKAPEENQNISVDGDATEKEKATTGDLISQSPTEMLRFKIVSAESLASTETDANPKDNTKDNPKVTDPSETPSSDTAKEVKTTSETNNDPLDPLSHTPEKNKTSEKSSTSPSKHTNKDEDDDDVLLVENRSSPICIDSDPEDEENMKGNRSLPIIPAKPAITPKQKPTLLKPNVRKSTSSVMESIRHIINKNQNSTPKRKIPIQQKPKAMREAGFVKKDPKALMETIDLLDSDSEEERHNNNSKKSKTTKNTDDDVIIVSSTQPQRKLISKKLNHTVPAPKQIPRLYSKLANKSPVKPATAQSNFLNAVNLQPAKSNSANPATFSARLSNKKVIIPNAFYGNPSYNRKSSLSSFSSASSRVSGGVGGGKCEQASSNESAAAPPTRAVGVYSGVSIRHVQDKVLKEWLDGFLTNFASPLQIASHACFVLLQRVLKYRFFQRLKETRIYLNQAAKNCSDESVDVQMLLDLRNVFLENDYLTEAGRRFCRFATNDAFGKPVALTTDSKTGRVTCRTRVASKGDIPTDIAKIPNSAFIRNPKPLTPDKPPASAVHQSPIAATTSVAFNHKTPVNSSKTSPLSNLSTPPSISSKRRGKFRKLSDGLVVAEKDEDDNDYTPKHDEVEPEAEIVTERKRSLRTNRTKRKEAGFTYSEDHDDEEFEAIARKIENKKREELRLAEERELEIEREQLEQQRKINKKTVAKKTTAKRNGGQVDIPKGPTRKKLRLANTSIVGSEDNDLLTPTWIEADGEDGEVDSLLDFVDDPESPHMDKNPVFEEHSARVDTFEIEDETTEEQASQDSTDIFDTQTNKLLKNIDRNLHLHSKTYDFCVHCERKVPRIVHHYVNEHRSSEVFPSRLRNRDIRRLLTTSNVGFVHLYKGNQIQYAAHCIFCDKEAKFLLPYWFEHFTMHTGEYSFRCSGCHILKPTRSLLTNHITSNTGCPKKGSAIRLVNFDTKVHQIEAHICSICNYVQLHRKNLLRHLRTQHGLDTISPDNIIKVVLLQISAPTNDQDTINNEKSQLALLQNSDDEDQGNINNESLDENSLMMQHDFTDNDDLSFMICGMLDVQTNLSPTG, encoded by the exons TTGAATGGATCTGTTGAGCATCGAGGTGTTGACGAGCCTTTCACGGCGACAAGCGATGATTGTACTAAAGAACACACAGAAGCAAGTCCAGAACAAACCAATGGCCCCGAAGTCGAAACATCCAAACAGGAAGTTATTTGCAAACATAATAGTCATGAAGATATAATCCACGGAGAGGAGCAAAATGGAGAAGCTCTTGAAGAGAAATCCGATGAAAACGAAGCTTTTAAAGATGAAAAGGAATCCAATCTGAgtattgaagttaaaaatagtgaTTCAAGCAATCTTCTTCAATctcaaaatgaagaaaagacaaaacaaatggTAAAAgatgaaatagaaaataatatagaaatagaagaagaacaaaatgaTCTTGACAAGTCCAAACAAATCGGAGCAGAAAATGGTAATTCGAAACTAAATGTTCCTACCGATGATACTAAAGTTGACGAAAAGCTTGAAAACGAAAGTAATCCCCTTAAAGCATCAGAAGAACTCGAATTAGATGATTCAGACAAAGATTTAACTACCCCAGTAACTGTAAATGACCAATCGAATAAATCTGAAAAAGAAGTTGAAGTAAATGAAAGTGCATGTACATCCGATAATGAGAAGCATTTACCGGCTATCGAGTGTGAAATCAGTTCCCCCTGCGTCGAAGTTAGTCAAGTTTTGGATACTGTCCAAAAAGATGAAGAAACGCTAAAAACACCTGAAAAAGAAGCTTTAATTGTTCCTGATGATAAAgaaattctaaaacaaaattcttcaatATCAAACGAATCCGATTCAAGTAGTCCTTGTAAGCAAAAAGCAGATCCAATAGAAAGTAACACCATGTGTAAGGAAGCACTGAATTCTACCGAACAAGCAGACGAAAACGATGCGAAAATAAGTCATAGTGTTAAACAAACTCCAGAAAAGGAAACAGCTACACGACATAATGATGACCAGGCGGTCAGTCAAAACAAATTAGATAAAACAGACTCGCCagaagaaattcaagaaaaatcaaaagcacccgaagaaaatcaaaacatatCAGTTGATGGCGATGCTACAGAAAAGGAGAAAGCAACCACAGGTGATTTAATTAGTCAGAGCCCAACAGAGATGTTAAGATTCAAAATAGTTTCAGCTGAAAGTTTGGCATCAACAGAAACTGATGCAAATCCAAAAGATAACACAAAAGATAACCCAAAAGTTACAGATCCCTCAGAAACTCCTTCAAGTGATACTGCCAAAGAAGTCAAGACGACATCTGAAACTAACAATGATCCCTTAGATCCATTGAGCCACACAccagaaaagaacaaaacaagtGAAAAAAGTTCAACTTCCCCCTCAAAACACACGAACAAAGATGAAGACGACGATGATGTACTTTTGGTAGAGAATCGTTCATCTCCCATATGCATCGACTCAGACCCCGAAGATGAGGAGAATATGAAAGGAAATCGTTCCCTGCCTATCATTCCAGCTAAACCCGCAATAACACCTAAGCAAAAACCAACCCTGCTTAAACCCAATGTACGCAAGTCAACCTCATCGGTTATGGAAAGTATTCGGCACATTATTAACAAGAACCAAAACAGTACACCCAAACGAAAGATTCCAATTCAACAAAAGCCAAAAGCAATGCGTGAAGCTGGATTTGTCAAAAAAGATCCTAAGGCTCTAATGGAAACTATTGATCTCTTAGACTCTGATTCGGAAGAAGAGCGCCACAATAACAATagtaaaaaatccaaaacaacaaaaaacactgaCGATGACGTTATTATTGTAAGTTCCACACAACCCCAGCGCAAGCTTATATCTAAAAAACTAAATCATACTGTGCCAGCACCAAAACAAATCCCGAGACTTTATTCAAAACTTGCAAATAAATCACCCGTGAAACCTGCAACAGCACAATCAAATTTCTTAAATGCTGTCAACCTCCAGCCAGCCAAATCCAATTCCGCAAATCCAGCTACCTTCTCTGCAcgactatcaaataaaaaagttataatccCAAACGCATTTTATGGAAATCCTTCATACAACCGAAAGTCATCTTTATCATCGTTTTCATCGGCATCATCTAGAGTAAGTGGTGGTGTTGGTGGCGGAAAATGCGAACAGGCATCATCTAATGAGTCTGCGGCAGCACCACCAACACGAGCAGTAGGTGTCTACTCCGGAGTCAGTATTCGACATGTGCAGGACAAAGTTTTGAAGGAGTGGCTTGACGGTTTTCTGACAAACTTCGCTAGTCCATTGCAAATTGCTTCGCATGCGTGCTTTGTACTCCTCCAACGTGTCTTAAAGTATCGATTCTTTCAGCGATTAAAGGAAACGCGTATTTACCTAAATCAAGCGGCGAAGAATTGTTCGGATGAGAGCGTGGATGTTCAAATGTTATTAGATTTGCGGAATGTTTTTCTAGAAAATGATTATTTAACCGAAGCGGGTAGGAGATTTTGTCGTTTTGCTACAAACGATGCATTTGGTAAACCAGTGGCATTAACAACAGACTCAAAAACCGGCCGTGTAACTTGCCGTACCAGAGTCGCTTCTAAAGGAGATATACCTACAGATATTGCTAAAATTCCAAATAGTGCATTCATTAGAAATCCAAAACCACTTACACCAGACAAACCACCGGCTTCAGCTGTTCACCAATCACCAATAGCAGCAACAACATCAGTTGCCTTCAATCACAAAACACCTGTAAATTCCAGTAAGACCAGTCCATTGTCTAATCTATCTACTCCGCCTTCGATTTCTTCTAAGCGAAGAGGAAAGTTCCGTAAGTTGAGCGATGGTTTAGTTGTTGCAGAGAAAGATGAAGATGATAACGATTACACACCTAAGCATGATGAAGTCGAGCCAGAAGCGGAGATCGTAACCGAAAGGAAAAGATCTTTGCGTACAAATCGCACAAAGCGAAAGGAGGCTGGCTTTACTTACAGTGAAGATCATGATGATGAAGAATTCGAAGCCATAGCcagaaaaattgagaataaGAAAAGGGAAGAGCTTAGATTGGCCGAGGAGAGGGAACTAGAAATAGAAAGAGAACAATTAGAGCAGCAACGCAAGATAAATAAGAAGACTGTAGCTAAGAAGACGACAGCGAAACGTAATGGTGGACAAGTTG ATATTCCAAAGGGACCAACTCGCAAAAAGCTTCGTTTAGCCAACACATCAATTGTAGGATCTGAAGACAATGACCTCTTAACTCCCACTTGGATTGAAGCCGATGGCGAAGATGGTGAAGTGGATAGCTTATTAGACTTTGTTGATGACCCCGAATCACCACACATGGACAAAAATCCAGTTTTCGAAGAACACAGTGCCCGCGTTGATACATTTGAAATCGAAGATGAAACAACTGAAGAGCAGGCATCTCAAGACTCAACAGATATATTTGATACGCAGACAAATAAATTACTCAAGAATATCGATCGTAACCTTCATTTACACAGTAAAACCTATGATTTTTGTGTTCATTGTGAAAGAAAAGTTCCGCGGATCGTACATCATTACGTGAATGAACATCGTTCTTCGGAGGTCTTCCCCTCTCGGCTTCGAAATAGGGACATTCGGCGTCTTCTTACAACAAGTAATGTTGGTTTTGTGCATCTCTACAAAGGCAACCAGATTCAATATGCTGCGCATTGTATTTTTTGTGACAAGGAAGCCAAATTCCTATTGCCGTATTGGTTTGAACATTTTACAATGCACACCGGCGAATATAGCTTCCGATGCAGCGGTTGCCACATCCTCAAACCAACAAGAAGTCTCCTCACCAATCATATAACATCCAATACGGGTTGTCCGAAAAAGGGTTCAGCAATAAGATTGGTTAATTTCGACACCAAGGTGCATCAAATTGAAGCGCACATTTGTTCAATATGTAATTACGTTCAATTACACAGAAAAAACCTGCTACGACATCTCCGGACGCAGCACGGATTAGACACAATTTCACCTGATAATATTATTAAAGTTGTGTTGCTCCAAATTTCTGCTCCAACCAACGATCAAGATAccattaataatgaaaaatcaCAATTGGCGCTGCTGCAGAACTCAGACGACGAAGACCAAGGAAATATTAACAATGAATCTTTGGATGAGAATTCGTTAATGATGCAACATGACTTTACCGATAATGATGATTTGTCATTTATGATTTGTGGAATGCTTGATGTTCAGACGAATTTATCGCCAACCGGTTGA